In a single window of the Campylobacter hyointestinalis subsp. lawsonii genome:
- the murJ gene encoding murein biosynthesis integral membrane protein MurJ — MLKHFFTNSFGILVSRVLGLVRDLLTAFALGASVWSDIFFVAFKLPNLFRRLFGEGAFTQSFLPNFVKISHKGLFLAEVLLKFISFMLILSLGVMIFAPFVTKLLAFGFDDKTIELAVPLVRINFWYLICIFSVTTFASVLQYKNHFSTTAFSTALLNLAMIVALLLAYRLPPNIAVYYLSWGVVAGGILQVLAHLIALKRLNLMKLLTLGLYKFIKGKRASSKGFWINFSQGVVGSSANQLSDFISTFIASFLVAGSISYLYYANRIFQLPLALFAIALSTAIFPKISKQIKAQNIQNAKFLLDKSFHVLFFLLLFSTIGGVILANEIIWLIFERGEFDKQNTLEAAKVLQMYMLGLLPYGLYKLFSLWLYANMKQRIAAKISVYSLVINTILSLILFKPFGAVGLALAGSISGAYLFGYAIFIFGFREFLDIILSKKTAITILSGVIFAGLITFIKEIIYANL; from the coding sequence ATGTTAAAACACTTTTTTACAAATAGTTTTGGGATCTTGGTTTCTCGTGTTTTAGGGCTTGTTCGCGACTTGCTGACTGCTTTTGCTCTTGGGGCAAGCGTGTGGAGCGATATATTTTTTGTGGCGTTTAAACTACCAAATTTATTTAGACGACTTTTTGGAGAGGGAGCTTTTACTCAAAGCTTTTTACCAAATTTCGTAAAAATTAGCCATAAAGGGCTTTTTCTAGCTGAAGTGCTTTTAAAATTTATCTCTTTTATGCTTATTTTAAGTCTTGGCGTGATGATTTTCGCACCATTTGTTACAAAACTTTTAGCTTTTGGATTTGATGATAAAACTATAGAACTAGCCGTTCCATTGGTGCGAATAAACTTTTGGTATCTCATCTGTATATTTAGCGTAACTACTTTCGCTTCTGTTTTGCAGTACAAAAATCATTTTAGCACGACTGCTTTTAGTACTGCTCTACTAAATTTAGCGATGATAGTGGCGCTACTTCTAGCCTATAGGCTACCACCAAATATCGCCGTTTATTACCTTAGCTGGGGCGTTGTAGCTGGTGGAATACTTCAAGTTTTAGCTCACTTAATCGCTCTTAAAAGACTAAATTTGATGAAGCTTTTAACGCTTGGCTTGTATAAATTTATCAAAGGAAAAAGAGCTTCTAGCAAAGGATTTTGGATAAATTTTTCTCAAGGCGTTGTAGGAAGTAGCGCAAACCAACTAAGTGATTTTATCTCTACATTTATAGCTAGTTTTTTAGTAGCTGGAAGTATCAGCTATCTTTACTATGCAAACCGAATTTTTCAGCTACCACTCGCACTTTTTGCTATCGCTTTAAGCACTGCAATATTTCCAAAAATTTCAAAACAGATCAAAGCACAAAATATACAAAACGCGAAATTTTTACTGGACAAAAGCTTTCACGTCCTATTTTTCCTACTACTTTTCTCTACTATAGGCGGTGTAATTTTAGCAAATGAGATTATATGGCTGATATTTGAGCGTGGCGAGTTTGATAAGCAAAATACTCTTGAAGCGGCAAAAGTTTTACAGATGTATATGCTAGGACTGCTTCCATATGGGCTTTACAAACTATTTTCGCTTTGGCTTTATGCAAATATGAAACAACGCATAGCAGCAAAAATTTCAGTATATTCGCTAGTTATAAATACAATCTTAAGCCTTATTTTATTTAAGCCTTTTGGAGCTGTGGGACTAGCTCTTGCTGGATCGATATCAGGGGCGTATCTATTTGGCTATGCTATTTTTATTTTTGGTTTTAGAGAGTTTTTAGATATAATCCTAAGCAAAAAAACGGCAATAACTATTTTAAGCGGGGTTATTTTTGCTGGTTTAATCACCTTTATTAAGGAAATTATTTATGCAAATTTATGA
- a CDS encoding quinone-dependent dihydroorotate dehydrogenase: MDYGDIKKILFKLNPETAHKIAEYGMRSVINLPFVADILVDKFCYVDTRLSQNILGTNFLNPIGLAGGFDKNLTMAKPLSCFGFGFLEYGTLTPKPQNGNPKPRLFRLVEEKSLQNAMGFNNDGSQKIKARAQKLYPFALPLFANIGKNKITPNDEALKDYEFLVREFNGLCDAFVLNISSPNTPNLRALQENSFIKELFSTLKPLTNLPIILKIAPDMEAKKAIELCQNALSFGADAIIINNTSVDYTLSQNTKNFGGISGALIAQKSKELFKAVADELFGKITLISCGGISSSKDAYERIKMGANLIQIYTSFIFEGPMICKKIGSELSELLSKDGFTNITQAVGINVGK, translated from the coding sequence ATGGACTATGGCGATATTAAAAAAATTTTATTCAAACTAAACCCTGAAACCGCTCACAAAATAGCCGAATACGGTATGAGAAGCGTTATAAATTTGCCTTTTGTGGCAGATATTTTAGTAGATAAATTTTGTTATGTAGATACAAGATTATCTCAAAATATACTTGGGACGAATTTTCTAAATCCGATAGGACTTGCAGGGGGATTTGATAAAAATTTAACTATGGCAAAACCACTATCTTGCTTTGGATTTGGTTTTTTGGAGTATGGAACACTCACTCCAAAACCTCAAAACGGAAATCCAAAACCGAGACTTTTTAGACTTGTAGAAGAAAAAAGTTTGCAAAATGCAATGGGATTTAATAACGACGGTAGCCAGAAGATAAAAGCTAGAGCGCAAAAACTATATCCGTTTGCCTTGCCATTATTTGCAAATATAGGTAAAAATAAAATTACGCCAAATGATGAAGCGTTAAAAGATTATGAATTTTTAGTTAGAGAATTTAACGGACTTTGCGATGCTTTTGTGTTAAATATTAGTTCGCCAAATACTCCAAACCTGCGCGCTCTTCAAGAAAATAGCTTTATAAAAGAACTTTTTAGCACGTTAAAACCTCTAACAAATTTACCTATAATACTAAAAATAGCTCCTGATATGGAAGCTAAAAAAGCAATAGAACTATGTCAAAACGCACTTAGCTTTGGTGCTGATGCTATTATCATAAACAATACCAGCGTGGATTATACTCTAAGTCAAAATACAAAAAACTTTGGCGGTATAAGCGGAGCTTTGATCGCTCAAAAAAGCAAAGAGTTGTTTAAAGCAGTCGCAGACGAGCTTTTTGGCAAAATAACTCTTATTAGTTGTGGCGGTATAAGCAGCAGTAAAGATGCGTACGAACGTATAAAAATGGGGGCAAATTTAATCCAAATTTATACAAGTTTTATTTTTGAAGGACCTATGATCTGTAAAAAGATTGGCTCAGAACTCAGCGAACTTCTATCAAAAGATGGATTTACAAATATCACTCAAGCAGTCGGCATAAACGTAGGAAAATAG
- the cysS gene encoding cysteine--tRNA ligase translates to MQIYDSVLKQKVEFKPIRENEANIYVCGPTVYDDAHLGHAKSSISFDLLRRTLKALGYKVKFVKNFTDIDDKILKKMSESGKSLEDITSHYINRYKADMSALNVLEPSITPKATTSLDDIILYISELVKNGSAYRLDDGIYFDTSKDENYLSLSGRKDENLVARVESSDEKRDPKDFVLWKFDEKWYESPFGKGRPGWHSECVAMIQKHFVGNDEFEIDIHAGGADLLFPHHENEAAQCRCAKHKNLAKYWMHNGFVQVDNEKMSKSLGNSFFIKDALELVPGEALRFYLMSSHYRANFNYNIEDLKSSKKRLDKIYRLKKRLGKIPTSNVDDKLKNDLLKFMGDDLNISASLGIIDEMINLANQTLDNEPKNKAFKAVTAANLEFIKELLGIGYADESQWFQWGVDDKEKEQILSLIEQRNRAKKDKNFALADAIRAELSNLNVSIMDTANGVVWEKI, encoded by the coding sequence ATGCAAATTTATGATAGCGTTTTAAAACAAAAAGTTGAATTTAAACCTATAAGAGAAAATGAAGCAAATATCTACGTATGCGGACCTACTGTGTATGATGATGCTCACTTAGGTCACGCAAAAAGCAGCATAAGCTTTGATCTACTTCGCCGCACTTTAAAAGCTCTTGGATATAAGGTAAAATTTGTAAAAAACTTCACCGACATAGACGATAAAATTCTTAAAAAAATGAGTGAATCTGGTAAGAGCCTAGAAGATATAACAAGCCACTATATAAACAGATATAAAGCCGATATGTCTGCTTTAAACGTTTTAGAACCTAGCATTACTCCAAAAGCGACTACTAGCTTAGATGATATCATACTTTATATAAGCGAACTCGTAAAAAATGGATCTGCGTATAGACTTGATGATGGAATTTACTTTGATACTAGTAAAGATGAAAATTATCTAAGCCTAAGTGGTAGAAAAGATGAGAATTTAGTAGCTAGAGTAGAAAGTAGTGATGAAAAAAGAGATCCTAAAGATTTTGTTCTTTGGAAATTTGATGAAAAATGGTATGAAAGCCCTTTTGGAAAAGGACGACCTGGTTGGCACAGCGAATGTGTAGCAATGATACAAAAACATTTTGTAGGAAACGACGAATTTGAGATAGATATCCACGCAGGAGGCGCAGATCTGCTTTTTCCACATCACGAAAATGAAGCCGCACAGTGTAGATGTGCAAAACATAAAAATCTTGCAAAATACTGGATGCATAATGGTTTTGTGCAAGTAGATAATGAAAAGATGAGTAAAAGCCTAGGAAACTCATTTTTTATAAAAGACGCTCTTGAGCTAGTTCCTGGTGAAGCTCTTAGATTTTATCTTATGAGCAGTCATTATAGAGCAAATTTTAACTACAATATAGAAGATCTAAAATCAAGCAAAAAACGTCTTGATAAAATTTACCGCCTAAAAAAGAGACTTGGCAAAATACCTACTTCAAACGTAGATGATAAGCTTAAAAACGATCTGCTTAAGTTTATGGGAGATGATCTAAATATCTCAGCAAGTCTTGGTATCATCGACGAGATGATAAACTTAGCAAATCAAACTCTAGACAATGAGCCAAAAAACAAAGCTTTTAAGGCAGTTACTGCTGCAAATTTAGAGTTTATAAAAGAGCTTTTAGGAATAGGCTATGCTGATGAGTCCCAGTGGTTTCAATGGGGAGTAGATGATAAGGAAAAAGAACAAATTTTAAGCTTAATCGAGCAAAGAAACAGAGCTAAAAAAGATAAAAACTTTGCTTTAGCAGATGCAATCAGAGCTGAACTTTCAAATTTAAACGTATCTATCATGGATACCGCTAATGGCGTTGTGTGGGAGAAAATATGA
- a CDS encoding ABC transporter ATP-binding protein — MRGVIDIFKRFSPYFKDYISQFGFVLLGMIMASVGTAVSAYLVKPVLDKIFVEKNEDLLYLLPYAIIAIYFVKSLGTYLQAYFTAYIGQDMVKKFRHKLLDNLLFLDMSFFNKFRTGELISRNTNDIERIRSIVSNIIPELARELITIIGLLAVVIYQSPLLALFALVIFPAAVYPLSLLAKKMKKISRMSQEQTSDISSVLSEIFSNIEIIKANNAENRELDRFDKHNENFFKLNLKSVKINELVSPMMETLGSIGIATVIIIGGKQVIDGGLSVGSFFSFLTALFMLYTPIKRISSLYNKMQDAVAASERTFELLDLTPSIVGGSTKFPQVVNSLTVQDVHFAYEEIKVLNGISLKASKGQMIAIVGGSGGGKTSFINLLMRFYDANSGSILINENDICEFGLKDLRDHIGLVTQRVYIFNDTIAANVAYGGEFDEQKVIKALKLANAYNFVRNLSEGIYTVLDEFGANLSGGQRQRIAIARALYKNPQILIFDEATSALDNESEKEITKAIEDLSKDKIIFVIAHRLSTIKNADKIAVLDNGKIVGFGNDEVLEKECEIYKNLKSTIH; from the coding sequence ATGAGGGGCGTTATAGATATTTTCAAAAGATTTTCGCCATATTTTAAAGATTATATTTCGCAGTTTGGTTTTGTCTTGCTAGGTATGATAATGGCAAGCGTGGGAACTGCAGTTTCAGCATATCTAGTAAAACCGGTACTTGATAAAATATTTGTAGAAAAAAACGAAGACCTGCTTTATCTTCTGCCTTATGCTATCATAGCGATATACTTTGTAAAAAGCCTTGGGACATACTTGCAAGCATACTTTACGGCTTACATCGGACAGGATATGGTAAAAAAGTTTAGACATAAATTGCTAGATAATCTACTATTTTTAGATATGAGCTTTTTTAACAAATTTAGAACAGGTGAGCTTATCAGTAGAAATACAAACGATATAGAACGCATAAGAAGCATAGTTTCTAATATCATACCAGAACTCGCTCGTGAGCTTATAACTATCATAGGACTTTTGGCTGTCGTCATATACCAAAGTCCGCTTTTAGCGCTTTTTGCCTTAGTTATCTTCCCAGCAGCAGTGTATCCACTTTCACTCTTAGCAAAAAAAATGAAGAAGATCTCAAGAATGTCTCAAGAACAAACAAGCGATATCAGTTCTGTTTTAAGTGAAATTTTCTCAAACATAGAGATCATAAAAGCAAATAATGCCGAAAATAGAGAATTAGATAGATTTGACAAACACAACGAAAACTTCTTCAAACTAAATTTAAAAAGCGTAAAAATAAACGAACTAGTAAGTCCTATGATGGAAACTTTGGGTTCTATAGGCATAGCAACAGTTATCATCATAGGCGGAAAACAAGTCATAGATGGCGGTCTTAGCGTAGGAAGTTTCTTCTCGTTTTTGACTGCGCTTTTTATGCTCTACACTCCTATAAAAAGGATTTCTAGTCTTTATAACAAAATGCAAGACGCAGTAGCTGCTAGTGAGAGAACTTTTGAGCTTCTTGACCTTACTCCTAGCATAGTCGGCGGAAGTACTAAATTCCCTCAAGTAGTAAATTCTCTAACCGTGCAAGACGTGCATTTTGCCTACGAAGAGATTAAAGTCTTAAATGGTATAAGCCTAAAGGCAAGCAAAGGACAGATGATAGCCATAGTCGGAGGAAGTGGCGGTGGAAAAACGTCTTTTATAAATTTACTTATGAGATTTTACGACGCAAATAGCGGAAGTATTCTTATAAACGAAAACGACATCTGCGAGTTTGGCTTAAAAGATCTAAGAGATCATATAGGTCTAGTCACTCAAAGAGTTTATATATTTAATGACACTATCGCAGCAAATGTAGCTTATGGTGGCGAATTCGACGAACAAAAAGTCATAAAAGCTTTAAAACTAGCAAATGCTTATAATTTTGTAAGAAATCTTAGTGAAGGAATTTATACAGTACTTGATGAGTTTGGAGCAAATTTAAGTGGCGGACAACGCCAAAGGATAGCGATCGCAAGAGCTTTATATAAAAATCCACAAATTCTCATATTTGATGAAGCCACAAGCGCACTTGATAACGAAAGCGAAAAAGAGATCACTAAAGCCATAGAAGATTTAAGTAAAGATAAAATAATATTTGTTATAGCTCACCGCCTAAGCACGATAAAAAATGCCGATAAAATAGCCGTTTTAGACAATGGAAAGATAGTTGGATTTGGCAATGATGAAGTGTTAGAAAAAGAGTGTGAAATCTATAAAAATCTTAAATCAACAATCCACTAA
- a CDS encoding multicopper oxidase family protein — MNRRNFLKLNVLSLASMGAAYANSHMGHNMDMMDHNMMGHDMMGHDMMDHDMDNAKMPMNREIDTSFIQFAKKDLKLLDQKYFPKGEALKALPLLKNESKEKNVFRATIEVKESQIEVIKGKKTKFYTYNGLIPAPKIEVYEGDKVEILVKNTLKEPTTIHWHGLLVPPNQDGNPHDAILAGQERIYHFIIPQNSAGTYWYHPHPHFISSKQVFMGLAGCFVVKAKKDALSHLKEKDLMITDLRLDENAQIPHNTLIDWLNGREGEFVLINGQYQPKIKLASNERIRIYNTSAARYLNLRIQGAKFILVGTDGGLIEKPIFKDEIFLTPASRVEVLIDAPKDGEFKLESGYYDRDKMMVKEEPNTLFLADISFKKEKLQLPKTLRTFKPLEEPKDFKEVIMSEASMQHSMMMGANTEELKIMLASMFLINGKSFDLNAVDLHSKVGVTEEWIVVNKSHMDHPFHIHGTQFELISSKLNGEVKKAEFRALRDTINVRPNEELRLRMKQDFIGHRMYHCHVLEHEDLGMMGNLEVKE; from the coding sequence ATGAATAGAAGAAATTTCTTAAAATTAAATGTCTTAAGTTTAGCAAGTATGGGCGCGGCTTATGCAAATTCTCATATGGGGCATAACATGGATATGATGGATCATAACATGATGGGGCATGATATGATGGGACATGATATGATGGATCATGATATGGATAATGCTAAAATGCCAATGAATAGAGAAATTGATACCTCTTTTATCCAATTTGCTAAAAAAGATTTAAAACTTTTAGATCAAAAATATTTTCCTAAAGGAGAAGCTCTAAAAGCTCTGCCTCTACTCAAAAATGAAAGCAAGGAAAAAAATGTTTTTCGCGCGACAATAGAGGTAAAAGAGAGTCAAATCGAAGTGATTAAGGGCAAAAAAACAAAATTTTATACCTATAATGGCTTAATACCAGCTCCAAAAATAGAGGTTTACGAAGGGGATAAAGTTGAAATTTTAGTTAAAAATACACTCAAAGAGCCAACAACCATACATTGGCACGGACTTCTTGTACCGCCTAATCAAGATGGAAATCCACACGATGCTATTTTAGCAGGCCAAGAGAGGATTTATCATTTTATAATACCACAAAACAGTGCTGGTACTTACTGGTATCATCCTCATCCGCATTTTATCTCTTCAAAACAAGTTTTTATGGGCTTAGCTGGATGTTTTGTAGTCAAAGCTAAAAAAGACGCTCTTAGTCATCTTAAAGAAAAAGATCTTATGATTACTGATTTGCGTCTTGATGAAAACGCTCAAATTCCACATAATACCTTAATTGATTGGCTTAATGGTAGAGAAGGTGAGTTTGTGCTTATTAATGGACAATATCAACCTAAAATCAAACTCGCAAGCAATGAACGCATACGCATTTATAATACAAGTGCGGCTAGATACTTAAATTTACGCATACAAGGAGCTAAGTTTATACTTGTTGGAACAGATGGAGGGCTTATAGAAAAACCGATTTTTAAAGATGAAATTTTCTTAACTCCTGCTTCACGCGTAGAAGTTTTAATAGATGCACCAAAAGATGGAGAATTCAAGCTTGAAAGTGGCTATTACGATAGAGATAAAATGATGGTAAAAGAAGAGCCAAATACTCTTTTCTTAGCTGATATTTCTTTTAAAAAAGAAAAATTACAACTACCAAAAACATTAAGAACCTTTAAGCCTTTAGAAGAACCAAAAGATTTTAAAGAAGTCATAATGAGCGAAGCTAGTATGCAACATAGTATGATGATGGGAGCAAATACAGAAGAATTAAAAATTATGCTTGCTTCTATGTTTTTAATCAATGGGAAAAGCTTTGATTTAAATGCTGTTGATTTACATTCTAAAGTAGGAGTGACAGAAGAGTGGATAGTGGTTAATAAATCGCATATGGATCATCCTTTTCATATACATGGCACACAATTTGAGCTTATCTCATCAAAATTAAATGGTGAGGTTAAAAAAGCAGAATTTAGAGCCCTAAGAGATACTATTAATGTGCGTCCTAATGAGGAATTAAGACTAAGAATGAAGCAAGATTTTATAGGTCATAGAATGTATCATTGTCATGTTTTAGAACATGAAGATTTAGGTATGATGGGAAATTTAGAAGTGAAGGAGTAA
- a CDS encoding RusA family crossover junction endodeoxyribonuclease has translation MITLKQHIKIAEVANQQDAFIMDGDLIVDILWKQSNPADIDNIIKYILDALKGICYNDDKSIIKLTISKEHCANNQLTITKKANLYLNLSKKWYLKPS, from the coding sequence ATGATAACGCTAAAACAGCATATCAAAATAGCAGAAGTAGCAAATCAGCAAGATGCTTTTATCATGGATGGTGATTTGATCGTAGATATACTATGGAAACAAAGCAACCCAGCAGATATAGATAATATCATCAAATACATCCTAGACGCACTAAAAGGCATCTGCTATAATGATGATAAAAGCATTATTAAACTCACAATATCCAAAGAACACTGCGCAAATAATCAACTCACAATCACTAAAAAAGCAAATTTATATCTAAATTTATCAAAAAAATGGTATTTAAAACCATCATAA
- a CDS encoding DEAD/DEAH box helicase family protein, with product MIFERQDFQQECINNIIGILQDFNFKEQDNLKECLKKFYKNYPLPYKTTSDKLNLDILMETGTGKTFTYLNLIFELNKTYKQNKFIIFVPRKAILESVKQNIKLTQDYFYNIYKKHLKTYIYSDTKSISSIVNHYIKNEDELSVLILTNSAIDKKDNILNRRSENLFNDGSIFENIINLKPISIIDEPHLLKGDKFNANFSRLNTLYFRFGATFPSEDGFKLSNVAYILDSVSAFKNYLVKQIKVSQITSIDDDLVLLEANTKAKKAIFSYFVSGIDKKITLHYGNDLGLIDSKFRGITLQKVTKNRAHLSDGNVIETKSSYRLNQDEIANLLKVSIDLHFEKEELLFTKNIKALSLFFIPNIDDFRGEKPFIKTKFEELYKAKREEILKQNISDEYRAYLMRDFDDEGNLCVHQGYFSGDAKPSKGEKNTDKESQEARDIRLILEEKEKLISFDTPLRFIFSVWALQEGWDNPNIFTLTKLASSSSDISRHQQVGRGLRLCVNTSGKRVTHNFMNYNDSLFYDINSLDMVVSGSERSYIEGLQNEIINSSFSFNGSVLYKNILNVFELNSNQIMRFFIHLEDNNILEFDEENDSYNIISPIYEYMKENQSLKELLKDKFDSILEVFKDSPNKTSQIINKNLNQKMIKIKTNLAKEFKELWQTINKKSKIVYKNIKNDELINAVVTKFNNQKIEPNFIYLETKKYDTQKNKIITENTQIIDKITHKNIKILELLKDFCTAQKLPINFCVEIYNKLDKNIIKNNPKKAFELLNNIIKDSLHTSLISSVSYEFCQNQFSNLSIEDALYDSFGKPKSSIEAHKLGRYITKDKVPSGAYLYETAVWDSKLEEEVIFEDIKKVGNSEIRVFAKLPKFSIPTPFKDYEPDFAYLLKDKNGKKIFFICETKGYDTKEQIPPDEVKKIDYAKKFFESLERDLNDIKVSFQTRINKQKLIEILQEVLQNDR from the coding sequence ATGATTTTTGAGCGACAAGATTTTCAGCAAGAGTGTATAAATAATATTATAGGCATTCTTCAAGATTTTAATTTTAAAGAACAAGATAACCTTAAAGAGTGTCTAAAAAAATTTTATAAAAATTATCCATTACCTTATAAAACTACTAGTGATAAACTAAATTTAGATATCCTTATGGAGACTGGTACTGGTAAGACATTTACATATTTAAATTTGATATTTGAATTAAATAAAACCTATAAACAAAATAAATTTATTATTTTCGTCCCTAGAAAGGCGATCTTAGAATCAGTAAAACAAAATATCAAGCTTACTCAAGATTACTTTTATAATATCTATAAAAAACATCTTAAAACCTACATTTACAGCGATACAAAAAGTATATCTTCTATCGTAAATCACTATATAAAAAACGAAGATGAGCTTTCAGTTTTGATCCTTACAAATAGTGCTATAGATAAAAAGGATAATATTTTAAATCGTAGAAGCGAAAATTTATTTAATGATGGAAGTATATTTGAAAATATTATAAATTTAAAGCCTATTTCTATTATCGATGAGCCTCATCTTTTAAAGGGCGATAAATTTAATGCGAATTTTTCTAGATTAAATACGCTTTATTTTAGATTTGGTGCAACCTTTCCAAGCGAAGATGGATTTAAGCTATCAAACGTGGCTTATATCCTTGATAGCGTATCAGCGTTTAAAAACTATCTTGTAAAACAGATAAAAGTAAGTCAAATAACTAGCATAGATGATGATCTTGTTTTATTAGAAGCAAACACCAAAGCTAAAAAAGCTATATTTTCTTATTTTGTTTCAGGAATAGACAAAAAAATTACTTTACATTACGGCAATGATTTGGGATTAATTGATTCTAAATTTCGTGGCATAACTCTCCAAAAAGTTACCAAAAACAGAGCTCATTTAAGCGATGGCAATGTAATAGAAACCAAATCATCTTATAGATTAAACCAAGATGAGATAGCAAATTTGCTAAAAGTATCTATAGATTTACATTTTGAAAAAGAAGAGCTTTTATTTACTAAAAATATCAAAGCTTTAAGCCTATTTTTTATCCCAAACATAGATGATTTTAGAGGCGAAAAACCTTTTATCAAAACCAAATTTGAAGAGCTTTATAAAGCAAAAAGAGAAGAGATTTTAAAGCAAAATATAAGCGATGAGTATAGAGCTTATCTTATGCGTGATTTTGATGATGAGGGCAATTTATGCGTTCATCAAGGCTATTTTAGCGGTGATGCTAAGCCAAGTAAAGGCGAAAAAAACACAGACAAAGAGAGCCAAGAAGCAAGAGATATAAGACTTATCTTAGAAGAAAAAGAAAAGCTCATTAGCTTTGATACGCCTTTGCGTTTTATATTTAGCGTTTGGGCACTGCAAGAAGGCTGGGACAATCCAAATATTTTTACACTCACAAAACTTGCAAGTAGCTCAAGCGATATCAGTCGCCACCAACAAGTCGGGCGTGGGCTAAGACTTTGTGTAAATACAAGTGGCAAGAGAGTTACGCACAACTTTATGAATTACAATGATAGCTTGTTTTACGATATTAACTCACTTGATATGGTAGTAAGCGGAAGTGAGCGAAGCTATATAGAAGGCTTACAAAATGAGATAATAAATTCTAGTTTTAGCTTTAATGGTAGCGTTTTGTATAAAAATATTCTTAATGTATTTGAGTTAAATTCAAATCAAATAATGAGATTTTTTATCCATTTAGAAGATAATAATATTTTAGAATTTGATGAAGAAAACGACAGCTACAATATCATTTCACCGATTTATGAATATATGAAAGAAAATCAAAGCTTAAAAGAGCTTTTAAAAGATAAATTTGATTCTATCTTAGAAGTTTTCAAAGACTCGCCAAACAAAACAAGTCAAATCATAAACAAAAATTTAAACCAAAAAATGATAAAAATAAAAACAAATTTAGCAAAAGAGTTTAAAGAGCTTTGGCAAACTATAAATAAAAAATCCAAAATCGTCTATAAAAATATAAAAAACGATGAGCTTATAAACGCCGTAGTAACTAAATTTAACAATCAAAAAATAGAGCCAAATTTCATCTACTTAGAGACTAAAAAATATGACACGCAAAAAAATAAAATCATCACCGAAAACACTCAAATAATAGATAAAATAACTCATAAAAATATAAAAATATTAGAGCTTTTAAAAGATTTTTGTACTGCGCAAAAATTACCGATAAATTTTTGCGTAGAAATTTATAATAAACTAGACAAAAATATCATTAAAAACAATCCCAAAAAAGCATTTGAGCTATTAAACAATATCATAAAAGATAGCCTGCACACTAGCCTTATATCTTCAGTCTCTTATGAATTTTGCCAAAACCAGTTTTCAAATTTAAGCATAGAAGATGCCTTATATGACAGCTTTGGTAAGCCTAAAAGTAGCATAGAAGCACACAAACTAGGCAGATACATTACAAAAGACAAAGTCCCAAGCGGTGCGTATTTGTATGAAACAGCCGTGTGGGACTCAAAATTAGAAGAAGAAGTTATCTTTGAAGATATCAAAAAAGTGGGAAACTCTGAAATTAGAGTTTTTGCTAAACTTCCTAAATTTAGCATTCCTACACCTTTTAAAGATTATGAGCCTGATTTTGCCTATTTGTTAAAAGACAAAAATGGCAAAAAGATATTTTTTATTTGTGAGACAAAAGGCTATGATACAAAAGAACAAATTCCACCAGATGAAGTAAAAAAGATAGATTACGCTAAGAAATTTTTTGAAAGTTTAGAGCGTGATTTAAACGATATTAAAGTTAGTT